Below is a genomic region from Gemmatimonadaceae bacterium.
CGGTGCGACTGGGGCGCCGATCGCCTGCTTGACCTGATTGGCGATTCCTTCGATACGCTGCTCCACGACGCCGTGGAAGCTCTGGACCACGTGCGAGACGAGATCGTCGAGCACGGTGCCAATGCGACCGCTGGCGCCCCTCGTGGCCGTGACGGTAGCGGCGGCCGCCTTCACGTCGGCGCGCGAGCCGCTGAGCAGGACCCCCGCGCCGACCGCGAGCGCGAGCGCGGGCCATGGGTTGTCGCGCACGAGCTGCGTGACGTTGAGCTTCTGCTCGAGCTGCTCGAGCGTATCCGAGATCCGGTTTCGCGTCAGCTCGATGTCGCGCCGGACGTCAGCCGTTGTTTCAGCCATTCCTTATCCTCCTTGAGCGTCGTCGCCGTTTCATTCGGCGCCAGCGCCGACGGCGACAACCGTGACATGCCACGTTTCGCGAACCACGCGGCCATCGCGCCGGTGATTACCAACACCACGAGCGCCGCCACCCAGTAGAGATCGGCCGGCAACCACTGGTCACCGATCAACAGCACAACGCCGGCGAGCAACGCAAGCGAGCCGAGGAGCAGACAGACTGCTCCTATCGCGACGAACGCCGTGCCTTTACCGATCCCGGCGACCGCGTGCCCGATCTCCAGCTTGGCGAGACGCACTTCCTCTCGAACGAGCGTGGCACTCCCATCCGCGAGCTCGCGGAGGAGAGTGCCAATGCTCCGACGGCCCTCGCGTGAATCCTGTCCGTCGAGCGGCCTGCCCATGCCGCCTCCCTATTTCCGGAAGGCTTTGCCGAGCAAATAGCCGACGCCGACGGCGATCAGCAGCGAACGCCCCGGATGGTCTTTCACCTGGCGCTCGATTCCGGTCTTGAGACCGTCGAGGTCGGCGTCGCGGAGCCAGTCCGCGGTCGCCTGCATTCCACCGGCGACGCGCTCGTTCACCTGCGCCATGCGACCGTCTTCGCTCATCGCGATGCTGCCGCCGCTGACGTCCGCCAGCTGGCCGCTGCCGCGCGCACGCAGTTTGTCGGCGCCCGTCTCGAGCGCATCGGCCAACGAATCCTTCAACGTGCCGGCGCGATCGCGCACCGTCGAACCAACGTCCGCCAACTTTTCCTGCGCGTTCCCGGCGAGATCGCGCGCGCGGTCGGCAAGGCCGCCGCTCTGATTGTCGCTCGAGCCACCAGTGCTTCCCATGCTGCCCGCACTGTCCTGCGACGTTCCCTGCGTCGACTGCGTCGACGAGAAGTTGCTCTCCATTCCCCCATGCTCCTGATGAAAAAGTGGCTGCGCAGGGGCATGTGCAGATGATGTGCCGATCAGCTCTATTCGATCCAGCCTTCGCGGTAGATGAGCGTTCTTCGATACGAACCGAGCCCTGCCGCCAGGAAAATCGCCGCGAGCGCGGTGCCCCCCGCCGTGACGACAGCGAGCGACTTCGCGACGCCCGCGGGGCCGAACACATGGTCGTTGAACAACCCGACGACGAGCGGGCCGATCGTACCAGAAAAAATGGTGAGCACAAAGA
It encodes:
- a CDS encoding phage holin family protein, with the protein product MGRPLDGQDSREGRRSIGTLLRELADGSATLVREEVRLAKLEIGHAVAGIGKGTAFVAIGAVCLLLGSLALLAGVVLLIGDQWLPADLYWVAALVVLVITGAMAAWFAKRGMSRLSPSALAPNETATTLKEDKEWLKQRLTSGATSS
- a CDS encoding DUF3618 domain-containing protein, whose protein sequence is MAETTADVRRDIELTRNRISDTLEQLEQKLNVTQLVRDNPWPALALAVGAGVLLSGSRADVKAAAATVTATRGASGRIGTVLDDLVSHVVQSFHGVVEQRIEGIANQVKQAIGAPVAPRYGVGDVGQSNTSLGFSQPNAPDGMTAPRAD